One segment of Sander vitreus isolate 19-12246 chromosome 20, sanVit1, whole genome shotgun sequence DNA contains the following:
- the LOC144535169 gene encoding uncharacterized protein C14orf132, translating to MDLSFMTAQIPVLMTGAFMDSSPNDDYSGEHSLFNSSASVHAAASAASVHGQQDESQSMSSDAIWLWIAIFATIGNIVVVGVVYAFTF from the exons ATGGACCTGTCATTCATGACTGCGCAG ATCCCAGTTTTGATGACGGGAGCCTTTATGGACTCCTCGCCTAATGACGACTACAGCGGCGAGCACTCGCTCTTCAACTCCTCAGCCAGCGTCCACGCAGCTGCCTCTGCCGCCTCGGTACACGGCCAGCAGGATGAGTCACAGTCCATGTCCAGCGATGCCATCTGGCTCTGGATCGCCATCTTCGCGACCATTGGAAACATTGTGGTGGTTGGCGTTGTCTATGCCTTCACTTTCTGA